GTCGTGCTTCTTCCCGGACTGGATTCGAGCAAGGAGGAGCTCCACGCGCTGGAGGACTGGCTGGTTCGCGCGGGTCTGGCGACGCTGAGCCTGGACGGGCCCGGCCAGGGGGAGACCCGTCGCCAGCGGCCCTGGACGCCCCACTACCACCGGGCCGTCTCCGCGGTCGTCGACTGGATCTCCCGCCAGCCCGACCTGGACGCCAGCCGCATCGGGGTTCTGGGGCGGAGCTTCGGCGGCTACCTCTCCCTGCAGGCGGCCGCTCGGGAGCCCAGGCTGCGCGCGGCCGTCGACCTGGGCGGGCCCTACGACCTCTCCTACTGGAGCCGGCTTCAGCCGCTGCTGCAGCGGGACTTCGCCTTCTTCAGCGGCGCGCGAAGCCCGGAGGAGGCCGCCGCCCTGGCGGAGCGAGTCAGCCTGGAGGAGAGCCTGAAGGAGCTGCGCCGCCCGATCCTGGTGGTCCACGGCGGCGAGGACGCCATCTTTCCGGTGGAAGACGCCGAGCGCATCGTCCGGGAGGCGCCTGCGGCGACGTTCCAGTGCTACCGCGACGGCAACCACGTCTGCGAGAACTATGCGGCCGAATATCGTCCGTTCGTCGCCGACTGGCTCCGGGCCGCGCTGGCCTGAGCCGGGCCACGTCCGGGGAGTGAATGCCGTGGCCTTCGTCGAGATTCGGGACGTGCACAAGGAGTTTGGAGGCGTGCGCGCCCTGCGCGGAGTCGATCTGGCCGTCGAGCCGGGCGAGGTGCACGTCCTGCTGGGGGAGAACGGCGCCGGCAAGTCGACGCTGATCAAGATTCTCTCGGGCGTCTATCCGCCTGATGCCGGCGAGATCCGCATCGAAGGAGAACCGGTCCGCCTGGCGACGCCGGCGGAGGCCCAGCGGCGCGGCATCCGCACCATCCACCAGGAGCTGAGCCTGATCCCGGCGTTGACCATCGGCGAGAACCTGGCGGTCTCGCGACTGCCCCACGGTCCCTTGGGCCTGCTGCGGCGCGGGGAGATCCGGGAGGCGGCCCGCCGGGCGCTGACCCAGCTGGGCGTGGAGCTGGACGTGGACAGGCCGGTGGAGCTGCTCTCCCTGGCCGAGCAACAGCTGGTGGAGATCGCCAAGGCCATCTCCCGGGAGGCGCGCCTGCTGATCATGGACGAGCCCACGGCGGCGTTGACGGCGTGGGAGAGCAGGCGGCTCTTCGACGTCATCCGGCGGCTGACCGGCCAGGGGACCAGCATCCTCTACGTCTCCCACCGGATCGAGGAGATCTCCGAGATCGGTCACCGCGTCACCGTCATCCGCGACGGGACGGTGGTGGGCCGGCACCGTGTGGGCGAGATCGGTCCGGCGGCGCTGATCCGGGAGATGGTGGGGCACGAGGTGGAGGAGCGGCGCAGCGAAGCCCGCGCCGCTGGCCGGGCGGCGGAGGCGCTGCTGGAGGTGCGGGATCTGCGCTGCGGAGCCTTGGGACCGGTCTCTTTCGAGGTGCGACGCGGCGAGATCGTGGGCGTGGCCGGGGTGCTCGGCTCCGGCACGGTGGAGCTGGCACGCTCGCTCTTCGGCGTGGCCCCGCTCCAGGGGGGTCGGCTGTCGGTGGCCGGGCGCCAGGTGCGCATCGGGAGCCCGCGGGAGGCCGTCCAGCTGGGCGTGGCCTACGTGCCGGAGAACCGGCGGCACGAGGGGCTGATCATGGGCCACAGCCTGGTCCAGAACCTGACGCTGGCGGGAATCGGACACTTCGCCCGGTTCGGCTTCCTGCGCAGCGGTTCGGAGCGGGAGCGGGCGCGCGAGCTGATCGAGGCGCTGCGCATCGTGCCCGACCGGCTGGAGGCGCCGGTGGAGGTGCTGAGCGGCGGCAACCAGCAGAAGGTGGCCATTGGGAAGTGGCTGAGCACGGCCTCGGAGATCCTGATCCTGCACGAGCCGACCCGGGGCGTGGACGTGGGCGCGCGGGCGGAGATCTACCGCCTTCTGCGCGAGCTGGCCGACCGGGGCTACGCCATCCTGATCATCTCCTCGGACTTCCGCGAGGCGGCATGGGTCTGCGACCGGATCCTGGTGCTGCGCGACGGCCGGCTGGTGGGCGAGATCCCGGGGGCCGAGGCGGACGCCGGGCTCCTCCTCGAGGTGGCCACGGGCGCGAGGGAGGTGGTCCCGGCATGAGGCCGCGCAGCGAGTGGACGGTCACCCTGCAGGGGCTGCTCCTCCTGGCCGTGCTGATGGTCGGCTTCTCCCTCCTGGAACCCCGTTTCCTCAGCGGCGGCAACCTGCTGGCCATTCTCAGCCAGAGCGCCCCGGTGGCCCTGGCCGCCTTCGGCCAGATGGCGGCCGTGGGAGCCGGCGAGGTCGACCT
The Bacillota bacterium DNA segment above includes these coding regions:
- a CDS encoding alpha/beta fold hydrolase, with amino-acid sequence MQEVEQILGNWTPRFLADGCDAADLERILEEIRSGSPWSLAWSRMGEHYEGLAAEMAARGFPLARTSYLLRASAYYHFAQFMIFDDLELRWQLHRRSVACMESALPTMQPPGRKVRIPYDGITLPAILRLPPGDPPHPAVVLLPGLDSSKEELHALEDWLVRAGLATLSLDGPGQGETRRQRPWTPHYHRAVSAVVDWISRQPDLDASRIGVLGRSFGGYLSLQAAAREPRLRAAVDLGGPYDLSYWSRLQPLLQRDFAFFSGARSPEEAAALAERVSLEESLKELRRPILVVHGGEDAIFPVEDAERIVREAPAATFQCYRDGNHVCENYAAEYRPFVADWLRAALA
- a CDS encoding sugar ABC transporter ATP-binding protein, whose translation is MAFVEIRDVHKEFGGVRALRGVDLAVEPGEVHVLLGENGAGKSTLIKILSGVYPPDAGEIRIEGEPVRLATPAEAQRRGIRTIHQELSLIPALTIGENLAVSRLPHGPLGLLRRGEIREAARRALTQLGVELDVDRPVELLSLAEQQLVEIAKAISREARLLIMDEPTAALTAWESRRLFDVIRRLTGQGTSILYVSHRIEEISEIGHRVTVIRDGTVVGRHRVGEIGPAALIREMVGHEVEERRSEARAAGRAAEALLEVRDLRCGALGPVSFEVRRGEIVGVAGVLGSGTVELARSLFGVAPLQGGRLSVAGRQVRIGSPREAVQLGVAYVPENRRHEGLIMGHSLVQNLTLAGIGHFARFGFLRSGSERERARELIEALRIVPDRLEAPVEVLSGGNQQKVAIGKWLSTASEILILHEPTRGVDVGARAEIYRLLRELADRGYAILIISSDFREAAWVCDRILVLRDGRLVGEIPGAEADAGLLLEVATGAREVVPA